Proteins from one Primulina huaijiensis isolate GDHJ02 chromosome 18, ASM1229523v2, whole genome shotgun sequence genomic window:
- the LOC140963932 gene encoding probable DNA-directed RNA polymerase, with product MDLLKVAYKAKRYFQFLANILSNKIDLANYPLTQDASASAYQIMSYFLLDESMAMRTNLIPHPSGEIQDVYSYMLKEIQEYIKAELGDSNLSQTVNDKLTRKIAKGIFMLIIYGKTLMSTACDLKNSLSSVITSKECFMVASIYFKFWKAKYPHMECLIRLIRHIGWIASASDRPVYYKAYKFTTIQNYTKIEPIKTWVYDKKNKKRRRVTFRVSSDKKDTRKTETSTFVNFIHQRDAHIAMAIVNTILRVDGPIYSVHDNFITTEKYSKLVPKIYSNTICEMGPPLFIINEFIRLNVIDPPIFKGKAESLYLNERLNEVISQDTLDYYLKANIPSNISSQMKKTWNERISRILSSYENYIHNVC from the coding sequence ATGGATTTATTAAAGGTAGCCTATAAGGCAAAACGCTACTTTCAGTTTCTTGCCAATATTCTATCTAACAAAATAGATCTGGCGAATTACCCTCTTACCCAAGATGCCTCGGCGAGTGCTTATCAGATCATGAGTTACTTTTTGTTGGATGAAAGCATGGCAATGAGAACGAATTTGATTCCGCACCCTTCCGGTGAAATCCAAGATGTATATTCTTATATGCTCAAAGAAATTCAGGAGTACATAAAAGCAGAACTTGGAGATTCAAATCTATCACAGACAGTTAACGACAAACTCACTCGTAAGATAGCCAAAGGCATCTTTATGCTAATAATCTATGGTAAAACACTAATGAGCACAGCGTGCGATCTCAAAAACTCTCTCTCTAGCGTCATAACTTCTAAAGAATGCTTCATGGTAGCATCTATCTACTTTAAGTTCTGGAAAGCCAAATATCCACACATGGAATGCCTTATCCGGTTGATCCGTCATATAGGATGGATAGCGTCAGCTAGTGATAGGCCTGTTTACTATAAAGCCTATAAATTTACCACGATACAAAATTATACGAAAATTGAGCCAATAAAAACATGGGTTTATGATAAAAAGAATAAGAAGAGACGCCGGGTCACTTTCAGAGTCTCTTCTGATAAGAAAGATACAAGGAAGACTGAAACATCAACCTTCGTTAACTTCATCCATCAGAGGGATGCCCATATAGCCATGGCAATAGTCAATACAATATTGAGAGTAGATGGTCCAATATATTCGGTTCACGACAATTTTATAACAACAGAAAAATATAGCAAACTTGTACCAAAGATTTATAGCAACACCATTTGTGAGATGGGCCCCCCACTTTTCATCATCAACGAGTTCATCCGCCTGAATGTTATTGATCCGCCTATTTTCAAAGGAAAGGCCGAATCGCTATATCTGAATGAGAGACTCAATGAGGTAATCTCACAAGATACGCTTGATTATTACTTAAAGGCAAATATACCATCTAACATAAGTTCTCAGATGAAGAAAACTTGGAATGAAAGGATCTCGAGAATACTATCCTCTTACGAGAACTATATTCATAATGTATGCTGA